The Nocardioides ginsengisegetis region TGGTCGAGGCCTCCCGGACATCGGTCCTGGTCGTCATCGGACGCCACGACCCGCTGGTGCCCATGGGATCGCACCTGGGGCCGGTGGCCCGGACCGTGCTCCGCGCAGCCGAGTGCCCCGTGCTCCTGGTCGCCCCCTCCGACAAGCACCGGGGCTGGCGCCGGGCCGAGTGACCCTGGCCCGCGGGCCTCCGGACCCTGCCGTCCGGGTCCGCGACCGGGTGTGCTGGGAGCAGGAACCGAACCCTCGACAGGAGGCCCGACCATGTTGGTACGCGACGTGATGACAACGCCCGCCGTCACCGTGACCGCGGACACGCCGCTCAAGCAGGTGGCCCGGTTGCTCGACGAGCGCAGCGTGACCTCGCTGCCGGTGGTGGACGGCCACGGTCACATCGTCGGGGTGATCAGCGAGGCGGACGTGATCATGGTGGCCGTGCCGCACGACGCCCGTGCGCACGAGACACCGCGCTCCCTCACCCGGGAGCCGACCTTCACGCGCACCTCGCAGGTCATGAGCCGCCACCCCGTGACGGTCTCCTCCTGGGCCGACCTCGCCGAGGCCACCGACCTGATGACGAGCACGTCGGTGAAGAGCCTCCCCGTCGTGGACGACGGGGTGCTGGTGGGCGTCGTGAGCAGGCGCGACGTCATCAGGACGCTGGCCCGCAGCGACGACCGGATCGAGGCCGAGCTCGACGACCTCCTCGACGGGCTCGACTACGGCTGGCTGCTCGAGGTGGTCGACGGGGTCGTGATCGCCGACGGGCCGGACGACGAGCGGGAGCGGGCCATCGTGCGCGCCCTCGCCTCGACGGTCCCGGGGGTCGTGGCCGTCCAGTTCAGGTGACCCTCGGCCGGACCAGCCGGATCAGCCGGGTCAGCAACGTCAGGAAGGAGCAGGGCTGCCATGAACATCTCACCGGACACCGCACCGAGCGCCTCGCTGCGCACGTCGGGAACGATCGTGGTCGGGGTCGACGACACCGCCACCAGTGACCGCGCCCTGGCCTGGGCCGCCGACCAGGCCGCGCTGGAGCACCGCGGCCTCACCGTCCTGCACGCCACCGGCGTCGTGCCGGCCGGCCGCGGTGCCACCGACACCTCGCTCCGCAGCGGCGGGCACCAGGTCACCCGCCGCGCCCACCGGGTCCTCCTCGACGGCGCGTTCGCGGCCGACGTGCACGAGCAGGCCGTCCCCGCCGCTCCCGTCGCCGCCCTCGTCGATGCCTCTGCCGGCGCCGCGCTGGTCGTCGTGGGCTCCCGCGGACCCGGCCAGCTCGGCACGTTCGTGCTGGGCTCGGTGAGCCGGGCCCTGGTCGGGAAGACCCGCTGCCCCCTGGTCGTCGTCCCGGACCTACACCCGGAGCGACCGGACGCGACGGGCGGTGTCGTGGTCGCCGTCGACGACCGCGAGGGACGGCGCGACACCCTGGACTTCGCCTACCGGCAGGCGGCCCTGCGGGGCCTCCCCCTGACGATCCTGGGCTGCGTGCTCGGCTCGGCGAGCGAGTCCGCCGACGACCAGAGGCGCCGCATCAGCGAGGCGAGCGCAGGCTTCACCGACCGCTACCCCGACGTCGTGACCACCATCGACATCGACCGGGGCCCGGTCGAGGAGGCCGTGGTCAGGGCCGGTCGTGGCCAGGCCCTGGTGGTGATGGGCTCGCACGTCCACTCGTGGATCTCCCGGGTCGTCCGCGGCGACCCCGAGCGCGATGTCGTCACCCACGCCCCCTGCCCGGTGGCCGTCGTCCCGTCCGGATCCCCCGACCCCGCTTCTTGAACCATTCCAGAAGACGCGGCAGACTGCGGCCATGCCCACCCCCCAGGACGTCGAGCGCTTGCTGCGCGAGGCGGGCCTGCGGGTGACCCGGCCCCGGGTCGCGGTGCTGACCGCCGTGCACGACCACGCGCACGCCCCCACGGACTCGATCATCGGCGTGGTGCGCCAGCACCTGGCCGACGTCTCCCACCAGGCGGTGTACGACGTCCTGCGCGCGCTGACCGACGCCGGGCTGGTCCGGCGGATCCAGCCGCCGGGCTCGGTCGCCCGCTACGAGTCGCGGGTCGGGGACAACCACCACCATGTCGTGTGCCGCGCCTGCGGCGCCATCGCCGATGTCGACTGTGCCGTCGGTGACACCCCCTGCCTCACCGCGTCCGACGACCACGGCTTCTCCATCGACGAGGCCGAGGTCGTCTACCGGGGTCTGTGCCCCGACTGCTCCACCTGATCCAGCACCAGAACGCAGCAACCCCGCACGAACCTCACGTCAACCGGAAAGGCCCTCCCGTGTCCGATCAGCCCGATGCCGTAGTTGGAGAGATGAACGAGAGCGAGGGCGGCTGCCCGGTCGCTCACGACCGCGCGCCCCACCCGACGCAGGGCGGTGGCAACCGGGGCTGGTGGCCCGACCGCCTCAACCTCAAGATCCTCGCCAAGAACCCCGCCGTGGCCAACCCGCTCGGCGGCGACTTCGACTACGCCGCGGCGTTCAACAGCCTCGACCTCGCCGCGCTGAAGCAGGACATCTCCGAGGTCCTCACCACGTCGCAGGACTGGTGGCCGGCCGACTTCGGCCACTACGGCCCGTTCATGATCCGGATGGCCTGGCACAGCGCCGGCACCTACCGGATCCGCGACGGTCGCGGCGGCGCCGGGGCCGGCATGCAGCGCTTCGCGCCGCTCAACAGCTGGCCGGACAACGGCAACCTCGACAAGGCCCGCCGCCTGCTGTGGCCGGTGAAGAAGAAGTACGGGCAGAGCATCTCCTGGGCCGACCTGATGATCCTGACCGGCAACGTGGCGCTGGAGTCCATGGGCTTCAAGCCCTTCGGCTTCGCGGGTGGCCGTGAGGACGTCTGGGAGCCCGACGAGGACGTCTACTGGGGTCCCGAGACCGAGTGGCTCGGCGACGAGCGCTACACCGGCGACCGCGACCTGGAGAACCCCCTCGCCGCGGTCCAGATGGGCCTCATCTACGTCAACCCCGAGGGCCCCAACGGCAACCCCGACCCGCTGGCGGCCGCGCGCGACATCCGCGAGACGTTCCGGCGGATGGCCATGAACGACGAGGAGACCGTGGCCCTCATCGCGGGTGGCCACACGTTCGGCAAGACCCACGGTGCCGCCGACCCCGACCAGTACGTCGGCGACGAGCCCGAGGGCGCGCCGCTGGAGGAGATGGGCCTGGGCTGGAAGAACTCCTTCGGCACCGGCAAGGGCGCCGACGCGATCACCAGCGGGCTCGAGGTCACCTGGACCTCCACCCCGACCCAGTGGAGCAACGGCTTCTTCGACCACCTCTTCGGCTTCGAGTGGGAGCTCACGAAGAGCCCCGCGGGAGCGCACCAGTGGCAGCCGAAGGACGGCGCCGGCGCGGGCACCGTCCCGGGCCCCGACGCGGGCTCGGCCATGCGTCCCCCGACGATGCTGACCACCGACCTGTCGCTGCGCTTCGACCCGATCTACGAGCCGATCTCGCGGCGCTTCCACGAGCACCCCGAGGAGTTCGCGGACGCCTTCGCCCGCGCCTGGTTCAAGCTGACCCACCGCGACATGGGCCCGATCCAGCGCTACCTCGGCCCCGAGGTGCCGCAGGAGAGGTTGCTGTGGCAGGACCCGATCCCGGAGGTCACGGGCAGGACCATCGGCGCCGAGGACATCGCGGCCCTCAAGGCCCAGGTCCTCGACTCCGGGCTCACGGTCGCCCAGCTGGTCTCCACCGCCTGGGCGTCGGCCTCGACCTTCCGCGGCAGCGACAAGCGCGGTGGCGCCAACGGCGCGCGGGTCCGCCTCGAGCCCCAGAACACCTGGGAGGTCAACGACCCCGAGCAGCTGGCCACGGTGCTGCGCGCCCTCGAGGGCGTGCAGGCGGCGTTCAACGCCGGCGGCGGGGCGCAGGTCTCGATGGCCGACCTGATCGTGCTGGCGGGCTGCGCCGGCGTCGAGCAGGCCGCCCGCAACGCCGGTCATGACGTGGTGGTCCCGTTCACCCCGGGCCGCGCGGACGCCTCCCAGGAGGACACCGACGTCGAGTCCTTCGCGGCGCTCGAGCCGACGGCCGACGGCTTCCGCAACTACCAGGGCAAGGGCCAGCGGCTGCCGGCGGAGTACCTGCTGCTCGACCGGGCCAACCTGCTGACCCTCAGCGCTCCCGAGATGACCGTGCTGGTCGGCGGGCTCCGGGTCCTGGGCGCCAACACCGGCCAGTCGCGCCACGGTGTCCTCACCGCCAACCCCGGCTCGCTGACCAACGACTTCTTCGTGAACCTGCTCGAGCTGGGCACGACGTGGTCGGCGGTGGACGACTCGCAGGAGGTCTTCGAGGCCCGCAACGCCGCCGGTGAGACGACGTGGACCGGCACGCGCGCCGACCTCGTGTTCGGCTCGAACTCCGAGCTCCGGGCCCTCGCGGAGGTCTACGCCAGCGACGACGCGCGGGAGAAGTTCGTGCACGACTTCGTCGCCGCCTGGTCGCGGGTCATGGACCTCGACCGGTACGACGTGGCCTGACCGACGGACCCACCTGCCGTCCGGGTCGGCCCTCACGGGCCGGCCCGGGCGTCAGCCCCCGACGATCTCCTCGAGCTCGTGCACGGCGGCCGCCAGCCGGTCCGCCACCCGCTCGACCCGGGCCAGGTCCGGCACGGTGTCCGTCTCCCGGACGTGCTGCTCGATCGCCAGGCACGCGGCCTCGACGTGCTGGGCGCCCACGTTGCCCGCCGAGCCCTTGAGCCGGTGGGCGTGCCCGAGCACCGCGGCGGTGTCGCCGTCGGCGACGGCGCCGCGCAGCAGCGCCAGGTCCTCGCCGGAGGACGCGATGAACGCCGGCACGACGGCGCGCAGCAGCCCGAGGCCGTCGTCGGGCCCGAGCCGCCGCAGCGAGGCGACCCGGTCGGGGTCGAGCACGTTGGCCGCGGGCACGGGTGCCCCGATCCAGCGCCGCAGCGTCACGCGCAGGTGGTTGACGTCGACCGGCTTGGCGACGAAGTCGTCCATCCCGGCCGCGAAGCAGCGGTCCCGGTCCTCGTCGAGCACGCCGGCCGTCATCGCGATCACGGGAGTACGCCGGGTGCCGTCCTCGCGACGGCGCAGCTCGCGGGTCGCGGCGAACCCGTCCATCTCGGGCATGTGGCAGTCCATCAGCACCGCGTCGAAGTGCTCACCCTCCAGCGCGTCGAGGGCGTGCCGGCCGTGCGAGACGATCACGGCGTCGTAGCCGAGCTCGGTCAGCAGACCGAGGGCCACCATCTGGTTGACCGCGTTGTCCTCGGCGACCAGCACGCGTCGGGAGCCCGCCGAGGCCGGCGAGGACCGCAGCGGGACGGGGTTCGGACCCAGCGTGTCGAGCTCCTCCAGGGACGGCCGTCGCCCGGCCTGGGGAGACTCGGACGCCGTGACGGTCGTGGCCGGGAGCTCGAGCTCGAAGCGGAACGTGCTGCCCGCACCGGGCTCGCTGTCGACGAGCAGGTCCCCGCCCATCTTGTGCACCAGCCGGCGCGAGATCGCCAGGCCCAGGCCCGTGCCGCCGAAGCGGCGCGTGGTCGAGGCGTCCGCCTGGGAGAAGGGCTCGAACAGGCGCGCCCGGGTGTGGGCGTCGATCCCGATGCCGGTGTCCTCGACCTCGAACCGCAGCCGGTCCTCGCCGTCGCCCGACACCCGGACGACGCGCACCTCGACGTGCCCGGCCGGGGTGAACTTCACCGCGTTGCCGGCGAGGTTGATCAGCACCTGTCGGATGCGGCCGGCGTCGCCGAGCACGGCGGTCGGCACGTCGGGGGCGCAGACGGTGCGGAGCTCGAGACCCTGGTCCGCGGCCGCGCTGGCGAGGAGCACGCCGATCTCCTCGACCAGGCGCTGCGGGCCGAAGGCGACCTCCTCGAGGTCGACCTTGCCCGCCTCGAGCTTCGAGAAGTCCAGGATGTCGTCGATGATCGCCAGCAGCGCCTCTCCTGCGCCCCGCACGCCGGCGGCGTAGCGTCGCTGGACCTCGTCGAGCGAGGTGTTGAGCAGCAGGCCGGTGAGACCGATGACGCCGTTCATGGGGGTGCGGATCTCGTGGCTCATCGTGGCCAGGAAGTCCGACTTGGCGCGTGAGGCCGCCTCGGCGGCCGCCTGGGCGGTCTCCAGCTCGGCCTGGCGCGCCCGGGCGACCGTGACGTCACGGATGATCGCGGAGACCCCGGTGATCGCCTCGCCGTCGTAGATCGGCGAGACCGTGAGCGAGACCGGGACCAGGGAACGGTCACGGCGGACGAACTCGGTCTCGAGGCTGCGCCGGGTCTCCCCCGCCATCATCGCCCGCCGCTGGATCTCCTCGGCCTGGCCGCGCAGCTCGGGCCGCACCAGCATCTCGATGTGCTGGCCCACGGCCTCGTCGCTGCGGTAGCCGAAGAGCCGCTCGGCGGCGGCGTTCCAGCTCGTGATCACGCCCTGGGGCGTGGAGCTGACGATCGAGTCGTCGGAGGACTCCACCAACGAGCGGAAGCGGGCGTCGGCGCTGGACAGCATCGCCAGCGCCTCGCGACGCTGCTCCTGGGCCACGCGCCGCACGGTGACGTCGCGGAAGCTCCACACCCGGCCGACGATCTCGTCGTCCACCCGCTGCGGACGTGAGTAGCGCTCGAAGGTCCGGCCGTCGCGGAACTCCAGGACGTCGTTGCTCTCCTCGGCCGGGTGCTCGTAGAGCTCGTGGACCTTGCTCACGAAGACCTCGGGGTCGACCAGCTGGTCCAGCACGAAGCCCAGCAGCCGGTCGTCGTCGCGGGAAGCCATCAGCTCCTCGGGGATCCCCCACATGGCGACGAACTGGGAGTTGGCCCCCGCGATGGTGCCGTCCGCGGCCACGACGAGGATGCCGTCGGCGGTGGACTCGAGCGTGGCGTTCACCAGCGACAGGGCGTTGCGCAGGTCGTCGTCGTGGAGCTGGCGGTGGGTGACGTCGCGGACCGTCGCGACGATCGGCGCCCCGCGCTCGGGCAGGGGCGCGAGGTGCACCTCGACCGGGAACGACGTGCCGTCGCGGTGACGGCCGAGCAGGGTGAGGTCGGTGCCGAGGGGTCCCGGGGCGACGTCGCCGTCCGCGATCATCCCGGCCAGGCTCTCGGTCAGACCGGACGGGATCAGGACCGCGTGGTCGCGGCCGACCAGGTCGCTCCGCTCGTGTCCGAACATGCGCTCCGCGGCCGCGTTGACCCGCACGACGGTGCCGTCGGTGGCCACGACGACCACGGCGTCCGCCAACGCCTCGACGAGGTCGTCCGAGCTGTGTTGATGCGTCACCTCAGACTCCCTCCGAGCCCGTCAGCGGTGGGTTGGACCCCTTTGTACCCCACGGTCACGTCGTGGGTCGGACGACCTGACGAACTGGTCCCATCAAGTCCAGCCGGAGATCTGACGGCGGGAGCCTAGGGCACTCGGGCCGTGTCACACGTGCACCGGGGCCGCGAGTCCCGGCACAGCCGTCTAGCCTGAGCGCGTGCCCGAGCAGACTGCCCCGTTCCGCGTCGGCTTCGTCACCGGCGCGACACCCGACAAGTGGGCCGGGGTCTGGCGCCAGCGGCACCCCCGCGACCCGCTGGAGCTGGTCCCCGTGGAGGAGGGGACGCAGGAGGACGGGCTGCGCAGCGGCGAGCTCGACATGTGCTTGGTCCGCCTGCCGGTCGACCGCGCCGGGTTGCACTGCATCCCCCTGTACGACGAGCTGCCGGTCGTGGTCGTCGGCAAGGAGCACCTCGCGACGGTCGTCGAGGAGGTGTCGGTGGAGGACCTGGCCGACGAGCAGCTGGTCCTGCCGCACGTCTCGGGCTGGACGCCGAGCGCGCCCCAGCTCGACTGGCCGCCCATGTCCGTGGCCGACGCGGTCGAGGTGGTCGCCTCCGGCACGGGCGTGCTGATCGTGCCCATGTCGGTGGCCCGGTTGCACCAGCGCAAGGACACCACCTACCGCCCCGTCCATGACCTGCCGGCCACCAAGGTCGGCCTCGCCTGGCTCGTCGACAACGAGGACCCGCGCTGCCAGACCTTCATCGGCATCGTGCGCGGCCGCACGGAGCGCAGCTCGCGCGGCTGACCGCGCCCGAGATCCGCCGACCGGACTGCGGTCCGGATCACAGTGCGGGAGATCACCATCACGCCGAACCTGCGTGTGACCTGCAACGACACGGGAACGATCGGGGTCGACCGTACTCTCAGTTTGCCTTCAGGTACCCCTGTTGAGACGGTCGAAGACCCCCGAATCGACCGTAACGAAGGAGGCGGGGCCCCGACGGGCTCCGACTGACGTGACGACAGACCAGTCCACACCGCCCACTTCCACGACCTCCCCCGCGGCATCGCGCCCGGGTGAGGTCGACGACCTGCACCCCGCCCTCGACGTCCCCGTCGAGGAGGCCGGCCACACCCGTGCCGGGCTCGACAAGGTCGTCTTCGGCGTCTCGGCCGCGATCGCCGTGGCGTTCCTCGTCTGGGGCTTCCTGAGCACCGACTCGCTCGCCTCGGTCTCCGGCGACTCCCTGGCCTGGACGATGGCCAACACCGGCTGGCTCTTCGTGACCACGTCGAGCGCCTTCGTGGTGTTCGTGCTGTGGCTCGCGCTGAGCCGCTTCGGCAACATCAAGCTCGGCCGCGACGACGAGGAGCCGGAGTTCAAGACCATCTCCTGGGTCTCCATGATGTTCAGCGCCGGCATGGGCATCGGCCTGATGTTCTACGGCGTCAGCGAGCCGATCACCCACTTCGCCACGCCGCCCCCGGGCACCGGCGAGGCGGGCAATCCCGAGGCCGTCCAGCACGCGATGGCCACCACGCTCTTCCACTGGACCCTGCACCCGTGGGCGATCTACGCCGTCGTCGGCCTCGCGATCGCCTACGGCGTCTACCGCAAGGGCCGCCTCCAGCTGATCTCGGCCGCGTTCGAGCCGCTCCTCGGCAAGCACGCCAACGGCCCGTGGGGCAAGGTCATCGACATGCTCGCGATCTTCGCGACGCTCTTCGGCTCGGCCGCCTCGCTCGGCCTCGGCGCCCTGCAGATCCGCTCGGGCCTGCACATCGTCAGCGGCTGGAGCGCCACCGGCAACGGCGTCCTCGTCGGCATCATCGCGATCCTGACCGTGGCCTTCGTGCTCTCGGCCGTGTCCGGTGTCGCCAAGGGCATCCAGTGGCTGTCCAACATCAACATGGTGCTGGCCATCGCGCTGGCCGTGTTCGTCTTCGTCGTCGGCCCGACGATCTTCATCCTGAACCTCGTCCCGACCTCGCTCGGCTCCTACCTCGGCGACCTCGCGATGATGTCGTCGCGCACCGGCGCCGAGGGCGCCAAGACCAACGCCTGGCTGCAGAGCTGGACCGTCTTCTACTGGGCCTGGTGGCTGTCGTGGACGCCGTTCGTCGGCATGTTCATCGCCCGCATCTCGCGGGGCCGCACGATCCGCCAGTTCGTCAGCGGCGTGCTGCTCGTCCCGAGCTTGGTGAGCCTCGTCTGGTTCTGCATCTTCGGTGGCGCGGCCATCAAGCTGCAGCAGACCGGCACCGACATCGCCGGCGCGGGTGGCGTCGAGACGCAGCTGTTCTCCACGCTGCAGGCCTACCCGCTGGCGACCGCGGCGAGCGTCATCGTGATGATCCTGGTCGCGATCTTCTTCGTCTCCGGCGCCGACGCGGCCTCGATCGTGATGGGCACGCTCTCCGAGCGCGGCACCATCGAGCCGTCGAAGCCGACCGTCATCTTCTGGGGCGTCGCGACCGGCGCGGTCGCCGCCGTGATGCTCCTGGTGGGCGGCACCGACGCGCTGTCCGGCCTCCAGACGATCACCATCGTGGCGGCCCTGCCGTTCGTGCTGGTGATGGTCGGCCTGGCCGTCGCACTGGTCAAGGACCTGCGCAACGACCCGCTCATGGTGCGCCAGAAGTACGCCGCCGAGGCCGTCGAGGCGGCCGTGGTGGCGGGCGTGACCGAGCACGGGGACGACTTCGTCCTCTCGGTCGAGCGCGACCCGGAGGCCAAGCCCGAGTAGGTCTCGACGAGCTCGACCACCGAGCACAGAAGAACGACCCGAGGGCCGCTCGTCACCAGCTGGTGGCGAGCGGCCTTCCTTCGTGGAAGCCCGCGGCGGACTGGACGCCGACCACCGTCCGCTCGTGGAACTCCTCGAGCGTCGCGGCTCCGGCGTACGTGCAGGCCGACCGGACGCCCGAGCAGATCTCGTCGATGAGGTCCTCGACGCCGGGGCGCGCCGGGTCGAGGTACATCCGCGAGGAGGAGATGCCCTCCTCGTAGAGCCCCTTGCGGGCCCGGTCGTAGGCCGACTCGGTCGAGGTCCGGTTGGCCACCGCGCGTGCCGAGGCCATGCCGAAGGAGACCTTGTAGGACCGGCCGTTGCTGTCCTGGAGCAGGTCGCCCGGGGACTCGTGGGTGCCGGCGAACCAGGACCCGATCATCACGCTGGACGCGCCGGCCGCGAGGGCCAGGGCCACGTCGCGCGGGTGCCGCACTCCCCCGTCGGCCCAGACGTGCCGGCCGAGCTCGCGGGCCGTGGCGGCGCACTCGAGCACCGCGGAGAACTGGGGCCGGCCCACGCCGGTCATCATCCGGGTGGTGCACATGGCGCCCGGGCCGACGCCCACCTTGACGATGTCGGCACCGGCGTCGATGAGCGCCCGCGTGCCCTCGGCGGAGACCACGTTGCCAGCCGCCACCGGCACCTGCGGGTCGAGCGCCCGCACCGCCGCCAGCGCCTCGAGCATGCGGTCCTGGTGGCCGTGGGCCGTGTCGACAACCAGGCAGTCCACCCCGGCCTCGAGCAAGTCCGCGGCCTTCTGCGCCACGTCGCCGTTCACCCCGACGGCCGCGGCGATCCGCAGCCCGCCGCGGGCGTCGACGGCCGGGCTGTAGAGCGTGGCCCGGAGGGCACCCGTGCGGGTCAGGACGCCCACGAGGCGGCCCGTGTCGTCGACCGCCACCGCGACCTGCGCCCGGGCGGCGTCCATCGCCTCGAAGACCTGCCGGGGGTCGGCGTCGGCCCGGATCGTCACGGGCGCGGGGTTCATCACCTGCTCGACCTGCGCGAAGCGGTCCACCTCGACGCAGTCCGCCTCGGACACCACCCCCACCGGACGGCCGTCGCGCACGACCACCGCGGCCCGGTGGGACCGCTTGGGGATCAGCGACAACGCCTCGGCCACCGTCTGGTGCGGGGTCAGCTCGATGGGGGTGTCGAAGACGGTGTGCCGGGACTTCACGAAGCGGACCACGTCGGCGACCACGGGGATCGGGATGTCCTGCGGGATCACCGTGATGCCACCGCGTCGGGCCACCGTCTCGGCCATCCGCTTGCCCGCGATCGCGGTCATGTTGGCGACCACCAGCGGCAGGGTGGCGCCGGTGCCGTCGGACGTCGCGAGGTCGACGTCGTAGCGGCTGGCGATCGCGGAGTGCCGCGGGACCATGAAGACGTCGTCGTAGGTCAGGTCGTGCGGCGGGATGGCGTCGTGGAGGAAGTGCACGTCGCAGGAATCTACGGCAGCCCCGATACCCCTAGGGTGGTCGCCGTGACATTCGTCGAGCCGGGCGCCCCCGGCCAGCTCGCCGCCGCCGTCCGCGAGGGCTTCGCGGCGTCGTACGGCGCCCCCGCCACCGTCGTGGGCCGCGCACCCGGCCGCGTCAACCTGATCGGTGAGCACACCGACTACAACGCCGGGCTCGTGCTGCCGCTGGCCCTGCCCCATGCCACCTACGCGGCGGTCGCCCTGCGTGAGGACGACCGCGTCCGGATCGGCAGCCGGCAGAAGCCGCAGCCCTGGGTGGCCACCCTCGACACCATCG contains the following coding sequences:
- a CDS encoding CBS domain-containing protein produces the protein MLVRDVMTTPAVTVTADTPLKQVARLLDERSVTSLPVVDGHGHIVGVISEADVIMVAVPHDARAHETPRSLTREPTFTRTSQVMSRHPVTVSSWADLAEATDLMTSTSVKSLPVVDDGVLVGVVSRRDVIRTLARSDDRIEAELDDLLDGLDYGWLLEVVDGVVIADGPDDERERAIVRALASTVPGVVAVQFR
- a CDS encoding universal stress protein, which encodes MNISPDTAPSASLRTSGTIVVGVDDTATSDRALAWAADQAALEHRGLTVLHATGVVPAGRGATDTSLRSGGHQVTRRAHRVLLDGAFAADVHEQAVPAAPVAALVDASAGAALVVVGSRGPGQLGTFVLGSVSRALVGKTRCPLVVVPDLHPERPDATGGVVVAVDDREGRRDTLDFAYRQAALRGLPLTILGCVLGSASESADDQRRRISEASAGFTDRYPDVVTTIDIDRGPVEEAVVRAGRGQALVVMGSHVHSWISRVVRGDPERDVVTHAPCPVAVVPSGSPDPAS
- a CDS encoding Fur family transcriptional regulator, with translation MPTPQDVERLLREAGLRVTRPRVAVLTAVHDHAHAPTDSIIGVVRQHLADVSHQAVYDVLRALTDAGLVRRIQPPGSVARYESRVGDNHHHVVCRACGAIADVDCAVGDTPCLTASDDHGFSIDEAEVVYRGLCPDCST
- the katG gene encoding catalase/peroxidase HPI, with translation MNESEGGCPVAHDRAPHPTQGGGNRGWWPDRLNLKILAKNPAVANPLGGDFDYAAAFNSLDLAALKQDISEVLTTSQDWWPADFGHYGPFMIRMAWHSAGTYRIRDGRGGAGAGMQRFAPLNSWPDNGNLDKARRLLWPVKKKYGQSISWADLMILTGNVALESMGFKPFGFAGGREDVWEPDEDVYWGPETEWLGDERYTGDRDLENPLAAVQMGLIYVNPEGPNGNPDPLAAARDIRETFRRMAMNDEETVALIAGGHTFGKTHGAADPDQYVGDEPEGAPLEEMGLGWKNSFGTGKGADAITSGLEVTWTSTPTQWSNGFFDHLFGFEWELTKSPAGAHQWQPKDGAGAGTVPGPDAGSAMRPPTMLTTDLSLRFDPIYEPISRRFHEHPEEFADAFARAWFKLTHRDMGPIQRYLGPEVPQERLLWQDPIPEVTGRTIGAEDIAALKAQVLDSGLTVAQLVSTAWASASTFRGSDKRGGANGARVRLEPQNTWEVNDPEQLATVLRALEGVQAAFNAGGGAQVSMADLIVLAGCAGVEQAARNAGHDVVVPFTPGRADASQEDTDVESFAALEPTADGFRNYQGKGQRLPAEYLLLDRANLLTLSAPEMTVLVGGLRVLGANTGQSRHGVLTANPGSLTNDFFVNLLELGTTWSAVDDSQEVFEARNAAGETTWTGTRADLVFGSNSELRALAEVYASDDAREKFVHDFVAAWSRVMDLDRYDVA
- a CDS encoding PAS domain S-box protein, whose translation is MTHQHSSDDLVEALADAVVVVATDGTVVRVNAAAERMFGHERSDLVGRDHAVLIPSGLTESLAGMIADGDVAPGPLGTDLTLLGRHRDGTSFPVEVHLAPLPERGAPIVATVRDVTHRQLHDDDLRNALSLVNATLESTADGILVVAADGTIAGANSQFVAMWGIPEELMASRDDDRLLGFVLDQLVDPEVFVSKVHELYEHPAEESNDVLEFRDGRTFERYSRPQRVDDEIVGRVWSFRDVTVRRVAQEQRREALAMLSSADARFRSLVESSDDSIVSSTPQGVITSWNAAAERLFGYRSDEAVGQHIEMLVRPELRGQAEEIQRRAMMAGETRRSLETEFVRRDRSLVPVSLTVSPIYDGEAITGVSAIIRDVTVARARQAELETAQAAAEAASRAKSDFLATMSHEIRTPMNGVIGLTGLLLNTSLDEVQRRYAAGVRGAGEALLAIIDDILDFSKLEAGKVDLEEVAFGPQRLVEEIGVLLASAAADQGLELRTVCAPDVPTAVLGDAGRIRQVLINLAGNAVKFTPAGHVEVRVVRVSGDGEDRLRFEVEDTGIGIDAHTRARLFEPFSQADASTTRRFGGTGLGLAISRRLVHKMGGDLLVDSEPGAGSTFRFELELPATTVTASESPQAGRRPSLEELDTLGPNPVPLRSSPASAGSRRVLVAEDNAVNQMVALGLLTELGYDAVIVSHGRHALDALEGEHFDAVLMDCHMPEMDGFAATRELRRREDGTRRTPVIAMTAGVLDEDRDRCFAAGMDDFVAKPVDVNHLRVTLRRWIGAPVPAANVLDPDRVASLRRLGPDDGLGLLRAVVPAFIASSGEDLALLRGAVADGDTAAVLGHAHRLKGSAGNVGAQHVEAACLAIEQHVRETDTVPDLARVERVADRLAAAVHELEEIVGG
- a CDS encoding LysR substrate-binding domain-containing protein — its product is MPEQTAPFRVGFVTGATPDKWAGVWRQRHPRDPLELVPVEEGTQEDGLRSGELDMCLVRLPVDRAGLHCIPLYDELPVVVVGKEHLATVVEEVSVEDLADEQLVLPHVSGWTPSAPQLDWPPMSVADAVEVVASGTGVLIVPMSVARLHQRKDTTYRPVHDLPATKVGLAWLVDNEDPRCQTFIGIVRGRTERSSRG
- a CDS encoding BCCT family transporter; translated protein: MTTDQSTPPTSTTSPAASRPGEVDDLHPALDVPVEEAGHTRAGLDKVVFGVSAAIAVAFLVWGFLSTDSLASVSGDSLAWTMANTGWLFVTTSSAFVVFVLWLALSRFGNIKLGRDDEEPEFKTISWVSMMFSAGMGIGLMFYGVSEPITHFATPPPGTGEAGNPEAVQHAMATTLFHWTLHPWAIYAVVGLAIAYGVYRKGRLQLISAAFEPLLGKHANGPWGKVIDMLAIFATLFGSAASLGLGALQIRSGLHIVSGWSATGNGVLVGIIAILTVAFVLSAVSGVAKGIQWLSNINMVLAIALAVFVFVVGPTIFILNLVPTSLGSYLGDLAMMSSRTGAEGAKTNAWLQSWTVFYWAWWLSWTPFVGMFIARISRGRTIRQFVSGVLLVPSLVSLVWFCIFGGAAIKLQQTGTDIAGAGGVETQLFSTLQAYPLATAASVIVMILVAIFFVSGADAASIVMGTLSERGTIEPSKPTVIFWGVATGAVAAVMLLVGGTDALSGLQTITIVAALPFVLVMVGLAVALVKDLRNDPLMVRQKYAAEAVEAAVVAGVTEHGDDFVLSVERDPEAKPE
- a CDS encoding GuaB1 family IMP dehydrogenase-related protein is translated as MVPRHSAIASRYDVDLATSDGTGATLPLVVANMTAIAGKRMAETVARRGGITVIPQDIPIPVVADVVRFVKSRHTVFDTPIELTPHQTVAEALSLIPKRSHRAAVVVRDGRPVGVVSEADCVEVDRFAQVEQVMNPAPVTIRADADPRQVFEAMDAARAQVAVAVDDTGRLVGVLTRTGALRATLYSPAVDARGGLRIAAAVGVNGDVAQKAADLLEAGVDCLVVDTAHGHQDRMLEALAAVRALDPQVPVAAGNVVSAEGTRALIDAGADIVKVGVGPGAMCTTRMMTGVGRPQFSAVLECAATARELGRHVWADGGVRHPRDVALALAAGASSVMIGSWFAGTHESPGDLLQDSNGRSYKVSFGMASARAVANRTSTESAYDRARKGLYEEGISSSRMYLDPARPGVEDLIDEICSGVRSACTYAGAATLEEFHERTVVGVQSAAGFHEGRPLATSW